The DNA window AACGTCCGCGGGCTGCTCCTCTTCCGGCCGCATGGCCACGGGAATAAACGTCTCCAGCGGAGTTCCGGCGTACCCCCCTGCTCCGTACGTGTGGTAGCCTCCGAGCATGAGCAGTCCCGCTCCTTCCCGGACGCGAGCCGCCAGTGCCTGCAAGTTCTTCTCGCCGAATTGCTCGGCGGCAACGTCTCCGATGATGAAGACGTCGTACCGGCCCGGTTCGAACCAGCGGGCGTCGACCGCAGTGTCCCGGGCGAACTCGCCGGAGCGCATCATCTGGAAGTCGACCTGCACTTTTTCCGAGGCATTCAGTTGCCGGATCGATTTGACTTCGGTGCGGAAGATGTCGAAGTAAGCGACTCGCAATCCCCCCTTGCGGACCGTGACCAGCGTCGACCGGGTATTGTTCCGCGTTTGAACTTCTCCCGTAACCGGCTCCACGACGGCTGCAATCTTGTACTCCCCCGCGAGCTCGGGTGTGAAAGAAAGCTCGACCATTTCTGAACCCGCCGGGAGCCTTGTGTCGATGGTGACATCGGTCCGGGAGAACTCACTCGGAGGGATCGGCACCATTTTCCCCGACTCTCCAGGCTGCAGTCCGGCTCGATCTTCAATAAAGAGTCGCACTCGCAGCTGTTGACCGCCAGCTCCGGCCCATCGCAAAGCAACCTGGACCGGCACACGTTTTTTTACGAAGACGACCGGATCGATCTGGATCTCTTCGACAGCGACATCAGCCGCGGCATCGATGGATGAAGCCTTTCCGATCGGAACTGGATAAAGTGAGACACCGAGTTCCCCCAACTCACGGGCAGGCAAACGAGGGTCCTGGTCGTACGGGGGAACCGATCGCTGTGCTCCGTCGGTCAACAGAAAGATCGAGGTCAGCGGATTCTGCCCGTTGCGCTTCACGGCTTCTTCGAGAACCGATCCAATAGCCGTCTGTGGACCTTCGGCTGTCTCATCAACATCCTGGATGATCTCCAGTGTATTCGCGAAGTCCTGCAGCGTAATCGAGACTTCCTCGGACAGAGCTTTCAGTTCGTCGTCGACACTTGCCAGAGTCTGCTGGAGAGCGACGCGACGCGTAATTCCGCCCGGACCATCGGGGACCGACATACTGCGACTTTGATCGGTCAGGATCCAGATACTGGCTCGCTCGCCTTCGGCTGCGACCCACTGGATTTGTGGGCGGAGCATGCCGATGAGCAGGACAAACACCGTGAGCATCCGCACGCCAGCCAGCATCATCCGCCGTTGCGAGCTGAGCCCTCGTGAAAAGCGGTAGCCGGTCCAGACAGTCGCGATCGCAATCAATGTGACGACGATCACGGTCGGGAGCGACCAGATCGGATCAAACTGAAGGCGAATTTGCGGCATCGAGAATACGGCGTCCATGGGATCCTGGGTGGGTCAGGCTCGGTCCATCCGGTAGAACAGATTGGCGACCAGATGTTCGGAGATAAAGAAGACGAGAAGCAGAGTCATCAACATGGGATAGGCTTCGATGCCGATCCGCCCCAACAGGACCGATCGTTCCAGTTCGCTGAAGCTTCGGGACAACTGCCATCGTCCTTCACCGAACAGCTCGTCAAGCTCGCTGACACTTAACCGGCTCAGGCTTGTCTCCTGATCGGGCAACTGTAATGAAAATCCATAGCCTGGGATGTCGGTGCCGGGAAACAGCAGGCGATAGTTGCCAACCATCCCGACCAGGTTCTGGTTCGTCTCCGCGGTTGATCCTCCCTGCTCTTCCGGTTGGGAGGTCGAAATCACCAGGCCCTTCGAACGAAGAGGAACGGCTATTTGTTCCTGCCGTAAACCGGGCATCCGCAGCAGGGCTTTCTGTTGAGCGGTTTCTGGCGGGATGTCCAGGAAAACGGGAGCACCAACGGTTCGGTTGAGCGGACTCTCCAGATCACCGGCGAGGAAGCGAGTGGTTTGATCGGCCCAGGCGGCGTAGATCCAGCCCATTCGAGCCAGTTCACTCCAGTTCTTTAACTGAGCCGCGTCAGCCAGGTCCACAGCCGTGGAGATGATCATCGACTGTCCGCGTCCGACGCCACGAGCGATGACGGCCGGAGTACGTTCATCATCTGTAAAGC is part of the Rubinisphaera margarita genome and encodes:
- a CDS encoding glutamine amidotransferase, coding for MDAVFSMPQIRLQFDPIWSLPTVIVVTLIAIATVWTGYRFSRGLSSQRRMMLAGVRMLTVFVLLIGMLRPQIQWVAAEGERASIWILTDQSRSMSVPDGPGGITRRVALQQTLASVDDELKALSEEVSITLQDFANTLEIIQDVDETAEGPQTAIGSVLEEAVKRNGQNPLTSIFLLTDGAQRSVPPYDQDPRLPARELGELGVSLYPVPIGKASSIDAAADVAVEEIQIDPVVFVKKRVPVQVALRWAGAGGQQLRVRLFIEDRAGLQPGESGKMVPIPPSEFSRTDVTIDTRLPAGSEMVELSFTPELAGEYKIAAVVEPVTGEVQTRNNTRSTLVTVRKGGLRVAYFDIFRTEVKSIRQLNASEKVQVDFQMMRSGEFARDTAVDARWFEPGRYDVFIIGDVAAEQFGEKNLQALAARVREGAGLLMLGGYHTYGAGGYAGTPLETFIPVAMRPEEEQPADVFSDQLQIRDEIQLQPSTAGNRHYVTRIDIPARNEQAWLDLPPLLGATRIQAKSNFVEILATSTTGDHLIVAAETGRSRVMCFAFDQTYLWSQAGFETLHRRFWRQSVLWLAHKELESDQPVWVRLTPKAIDPGGRVTVEYGARTDEGQPRQDAVLRATITGPDGTKKTLNGSVVEEGLYAEFDETIVPGDYFVEVVEINSQGQSSLPTTARFLVHDRDLELDHPIVDRVLLDEIASLAGLSTDSQVIAPENLEEFLTDFLKRKPWKNDAEITSSISLWDGWPILLIFAGLMTIEWVLRKKSGLV